A single region of the Vicia villosa cultivar HV-30 ecotype Madison, WI linkage group LG4, Vvil1.0, whole genome shotgun sequence genome encodes:
- the LOC131595770 gene encoding uncharacterized protein LOC131595770 isoform X1 has product MKNDKGPELHKERFKNKKRGKQVYVSFPPPPPPIIVVLCVHFRPSEDAPATLCRLIVIIQSFNNGCARRKLVTGIVYFITLIMIYHFTFGMLHTRQTSLSLSLQGLVSIFSTSFYSISCDKGSKKGGTCYQIDRGRPFLIYHKTTQ; this is encoded by the exons ATGAAGAATGATAAAGGACCGGAGCTGCATAAAGAGAGATTCAAAAATAAG AAACGTGGAAAACAAGTTTATGTTTCATTTCCGCCTCCTCCACCACCGATAATCGTG GTTTTATGTGTGCATTTCCGACCCTCTGAAGATGCTCCTGCTACTCTGTG CCGGCTGATAGTAATAATACAGAGCTTCAACAATGGTTGTGCAAGGAGAAAGTTAG TAACCGGCATCGTGTATTTCATTACCCTAATTATGATTTACCATTTCACATTTGGCATGCTACACACAAG GCAGACTTCATTATCTTTATCTTTACAGGGTCTTGTGAGTATTTTTAGTACCTCGTTCTATAGCATTTCATGTGACAAAGGGAGTAAAAAAGGAGGAACTTGCTACCAGATTGACAGAGGCAGACCTTTCCTCATCTACCATAAAACGACTCAGTGA
- the LOC131595770 gene encoding uncharacterized protein LOC131595770 isoform X4 encodes MKNDKGPELHKERFKNKKRGKQVYVSFPPPPPPIIVVLCVHFRPSEDAPATLCFLQPADSNNTELQQWLCKEKVSNRHRVFHYPNYDLPFHIWHATHKADFIIFIFTGSCEYF; translated from the exons ATGAAGAATGATAAAGGACCGGAGCTGCATAAAGAGAGATTCAAAAATAAG AAACGTGGAAAACAAGTTTATGTTTCATTTCCGCCTCCTCCACCACCGATAATCGTG GTTTTATGTGTGCATTTCCGACCCTCTGAAGATGCTCCTGCTACTCTGTG CTTTCTGCAGCCGGCTGATAGTAATAATACAGAGCTTCAACAATGGTTGTGCAAGGAGAAAGTTAG TAACCGGCATCGTGTATTTCATTACCCTAATTATGATTTACCATTTCACATTTGGCATGCTACACACAAG GCAGACTTCATTATCTTTATCTTTACAGGGTCTTGTGAGTATTTTTAG
- the LOC131595770 gene encoding uncharacterized protein LOC131595770 isoform X5 has protein sequence MKNDKGPELHKERFKNKKRGKQVYVSFPPPPPPIIVVLCVHFRPSEDAPATLCFLQPADSNNTELQQWLCKEKVSVAGRLHYLYLYRVL, from the exons ATGAAGAATGATAAAGGACCGGAGCTGCATAAAGAGAGATTCAAAAATAAG AAACGTGGAAAACAAGTTTATGTTTCATTTCCGCCTCCTCCACCACCGATAATCGTG GTTTTATGTGTGCATTTCCGACCCTCTGAAGATGCTCCTGCTACTCTGTG CTTTCTGCAGCCGGCTGATAGTAATAATACAGAGCTTCAACAATGGTTGTGCAAGGAGAAAGTTAG TGTTGCAGGCAGACTTCATTATCTTTATCTTTACAGGGTCTTGTGA
- the LOC131595770 gene encoding uncharacterized protein LOC131595770 isoform X2 — MKNDKGPELHKERFKNKKRGKQVYVSFPPPPPPIIVVLCVHFRPSEDAPATLCFLQPADSNNTELQQWLCKEKVRQTSLSLSLQGLVSIFSTSFYSISCDKGSKKGGTCYQIDRGRPFLIYHKTTQ, encoded by the exons ATGAAGAATGATAAAGGACCGGAGCTGCATAAAGAGAGATTCAAAAATAAG AAACGTGGAAAACAAGTTTATGTTTCATTTCCGCCTCCTCCACCACCGATAATCGTG GTTTTATGTGTGCATTTCCGACCCTCTGAAGATGCTCCTGCTACTCTGTG CTTTCTGCAGCCGGCTGATAGTAATAATACAGAGCTTCAACAATGGTTGTGCAAGGAGAAAGTTAG GCAGACTTCATTATCTTTATCTTTACAGGGTCTTGTGAGTATTTTTAGTACCTCGTTCTATAGCATTTCATGTGACAAAGGGAGTAAAAAAGGAGGAACTTGCTACCAGATTGACAGAGGCAGACCTTTCCTCATCTACCATAAAACGACTCAGTGA
- the LOC131595770 gene encoding uncharacterized protein LOC131595770 isoform X6 — MKNDKGPELHKERFKNKKRGKQVYVSFPPPPPPIIVVLCVHFRPSEDAPATLCFLQPADSNNTELQQWLCKEKVRVL, encoded by the exons ATGAAGAATGATAAAGGACCGGAGCTGCATAAAGAGAGATTCAAAAATAAG AAACGTGGAAAACAAGTTTATGTTTCATTTCCGCCTCCTCCACCACCGATAATCGTG GTTTTATGTGTGCATTTCCGACCCTCTGAAGATGCTCCTGCTACTCTGTG CTTTCTGCAGCCGGCTGATAGTAATAATACAGAGCTTCAACAATGGTTGTGCAAGGAGAAAGTTAG GGTCTTGTGA
- the LOC131595770 gene encoding uncharacterized protein LOC131595770 isoform X3 encodes MKNDKGPELHKERFKNKKRGKQVYVSFPPPPPPIIVVLCVHFRPSEDAPATLCFLQPADSNNTELQQWLCKEKVSNRHRVFHYPNYDLPFHIWHATHKVQIFECLNLLMPKGPNYLSEMTR; translated from the exons ATGAAGAATGATAAAGGACCGGAGCTGCATAAAGAGAGATTCAAAAATAAG AAACGTGGAAAACAAGTTTATGTTTCATTTCCGCCTCCTCCACCACCGATAATCGTG GTTTTATGTGTGCATTTCCGACCCTCTGAAGATGCTCCTGCTACTCTGTG CTTTCTGCAGCCGGCTGATAGTAATAATACAGAGCTTCAACAATGGTTGTGCAAGGAGAAAGTTAG TAACCGGCATCGTGTATTTCATTACCCTAATTATGATTTACCATTTCACATTTGGCATGCTACACACAAGGTGCAAATCTTTGAGTGCTTGAACCTCCTTATGCCGAAAGGCCCCAATTATCTATCAGAAATGACAAGATGA